A stretch of Arcobacter arenosus DNA encodes these proteins:
- a CDS encoding Ni/Fe hydrogenase: MKNNKKPKVLWFQAVTCNGNTHSFLSANENRLALFFKSFDLIYHPSLSTDVSLKEIVNSNEKIDFLLVEGAISKDEKFFTISDSTTYDLFNKLIKKSKYVIAIGSCASYGGLHQKFEENKTIKGLQDSLETENLYILKHPIVNLTGCPVHPEWIFQTLFSLVQYKKIALDELGRPKELYYGLAHHGCTRNEYFEWKVEGSFGAKEGCLFYEQGCRGPMTHSNCNKVLWNDVSTKTRAGMPCIGCTEFDFPRDNMFETKKNIGIPDEVPIGINKRAYLSITGIAKTFKIERLHKKLID, encoded by the coding sequence ATGAAGAATAATAAAAAACCTAAAGTTTTATGGTTTCAAGCTGTAACTTGCAATGGAAATACCCATTCATTTTTAAGTGCTAACGAAAATAGGTTAGCGCTTTTTTTTAAATCTTTTGATTTGATTTATCATCCATCTTTAAGTACTGATGTATCTTTAAAAGAAATAGTTAATTCAAATGAGAAGATTGATTTTTTATTAGTTGAGGGTGCAATAAGTAAAGATGAAAAATTTTTTACTATCTCCGATTCTACTACATATGACCTATTTAACAAACTTATCAAAAAAAGTAAATATGTAATTGCTATTGGCTCATGTGCCTCTTATGGTGGACTACATCAAAAATTTGAAGAGAATAAAACAATAAAAGGTCTTCAAGATTCACTTGAAACAGAAAATCTATATATTTTAAAACATCCAATTGTAAATCTTACTGGTTGTCCTGTTCATCCTGAGTGGATATTTCAAACACTATTTTCATTAGTACAGTATAAAAAAATTGCCTTAGATGAATTAGGTCGTCCAAAAGAGTTATATTATGGTTTAGCTCATCATGGTTGTACTAGAAATGAATACTTTGAATGGAAAGTTGAGGGTTCATTTGGAGCAAAAGAGGGATGTTTATTTTACGAGCAGGGATGTAGGGGACCTATGACACACTCAAATTGTAATAAAGTACTTTGGAATGATGTTAGTACAAAAACAAGGGCAGGAATGCCTTGTATTGGTTGTACAGAATTTGATTTCCCAAGGGATAATATGTTTGAAACTAAAAAGAATATTGGTATACCAGATGAAGTGCCAATTGGAATAAATAAAAGAGCATATTTATCAATAACAGGTATTGCAAAAACTTTCAAAATTGAAAGACTTCACAAAAAGCTAATTGATTAA